The following proteins come from a genomic window of Pyxidicoccus sp. MSG2:
- a CDS encoding UDP-glucose dehydrogenase family protein — protein sequence MKIAVVGTGYVGLVAGTCFAESGNEVTCVDVDVRKVQALQEGRVPIYEPGLEELLHRNAAANRLHFTTDLARAVAPAQVVFIAVGTPEGESGDADLQYVLAAAESIGREMKQYTVVVDKSTVPVGTADKVRETIRAVTDVEFDVVSNPEFLKEGAALEDFLKPDRVVIGTTSERARKLMGQLYGPFVRTENPILYMDTRSAELTKYAANAMLATRISFMNDVAALCEKVGADVEYVRKGLGSDRRIGYPFLHPGCGYGGSCFPKDVKALVATAREFGLELDLLRAVERTNARQKRSLLAKALRHYGDLADRTFGVWGLAFKPKTDDMREAPAVELIEGLLGKGARVQVHDPVAAKVAERYFGNRVLYAPSSYAAAEGAEGLFLVTEWNEFRRPDLRKLKSLMKGHVIFDGRNIFDPVQVREEGFAYYGIGRA from the coding sequence CGTGGACGTGCGCAAGGTCCAGGCCCTCCAGGAGGGACGCGTCCCCATCTACGAGCCGGGGCTCGAGGAACTGCTGCACCGCAACGCCGCCGCGAACCGGCTCCACTTCACCACCGACCTGGCCAGGGCGGTGGCGCCCGCGCAGGTGGTCTTCATCGCCGTGGGCACGCCGGAAGGGGAGAGCGGTGACGCCGACCTCCAGTACGTGCTCGCCGCCGCCGAGAGCATCGGCCGGGAGATGAAGCAGTACACGGTGGTGGTGGACAAGAGCACCGTGCCGGTGGGCACCGCGGACAAGGTGCGGGAGACCATCCGCGCGGTGACGGACGTGGAGTTCGACGTCGTCTCCAACCCCGAGTTCCTCAAGGAGGGCGCCGCGCTGGAGGACTTCCTCAAGCCGGACCGCGTCGTCATCGGCACCACGTCCGAGCGGGCGCGCAAGCTGATGGGCCAGCTCTACGGGCCCTTCGTCCGCACGGAGAACCCCATCCTCTACATGGACACGCGCTCGGCGGAGCTGACGAAGTACGCCGCCAACGCGATGCTGGCCACGCGCATCTCCTTCATGAACGACGTCGCCGCGCTCTGCGAGAAGGTGGGCGCGGACGTGGAATACGTGCGCAAGGGCCTGGGCTCGGACCGGCGCATCGGCTACCCGTTCCTCCACCCGGGCTGCGGCTACGGCGGCTCCTGCTTCCCCAAGGACGTGAAGGCGCTGGTGGCTACCGCGCGCGAGTTCGGCCTGGAGCTGGACTTGCTGCGCGCCGTGGAGCGCACCAACGCGCGGCAGAAGCGCTCGCTGCTGGCCAAGGCGCTGCGGCACTACGGCGACTTGGCGGACCGGACCTTCGGGGTGTGGGGCCTGGCCTTCAAGCCGAAGACGGACGACATGCGCGAGGCCCCCGCCGTGGAGCTCATCGAGGGCCTGCTGGGCAAGGGCGCCCGGGTGCAGGTGCATGACCCGGTGGCGGCGAAGGTGGCGGAGCGCTACTTCGGCAACCGGGTGCTGTACGCACCGTCGAGCTACGCGGCGGCGGAAGGCGCGGAGGGCCTCTTCCTCGTCACCGAGTGGAACGAGTTCCGCAGGCCCGATTTGCGCAAGCTCAAGAGCCTGATGAAGGGGCACGTCATCTTCGACGGCCGCAACATCTTCGACCCGGTGCAGGTGAGGGAGGAGGGCTTCGCGTACTACGGCATCGGCCGCGCGTAG